The sequence AGCATCCGGCGGCGGTACAGGACGTACCCTTCATCCAGATAACATGGCAGCAGGCCCAGCTTCCTACGGTATGACTGATACTATGGGACGTATGCACTCTGATGCTCAGTTCGCAGGTTCTTCTTCCGTTCCGGCTCATGTGGAAATGATGGGTCTGATCGGTATGGGTAATAATCCTATGGTCGGAGCTACCGTTGCAGTGGCTGTTGGCATCGAGGAAAGTGCAAGAGAAGGTAAATTCTAAGGAAAACCTTGATTTTTAAGGTGTTTTACTTTTAGAAAAGGAAAGAGGAGTCGCTTTGCCGGTTCCTCTTTTTGCTTATTAAATATCTAGTCAGAGGGAAGCTGTATGACCAATGAAGGATTTCCCGGCAGAAAAATGAAAACCTTCAAACAGACAATATAATAATCATCGGTTTGAAGGTTTGATTTTAAAATCCGGAGTATCCATATTAAGATTTTGCACTGATGCATGCTTTATAACGTTCGTCCGCAGCCTCCCAGCTTACCACATGGAACCAGTCTTCTATGTATGCGGCCCTGTCGTTAAACCGCTTCAAAAAATAGGCATGTTCCCAGCAGTCGATGCCTGCAATAACGCAAAGGCCATCTGAGATAGGGGAATTCTGGTTTGGTGTTGTTACGAGTTTCAGCACGCCGTTAGAATCCACTACCAGCCAGGCATACCCGGATCCAAATATAGCCAGTGCATACCTTTTAAATTCATCAAAAAACTGTTCCACCGTCCCAAAGTATTGTACGATGGCAGGATACAATACTTCAGCCTGGGTCCGGGTCATGGAATTGGTCATCCCGAAGAAATAGATGGTGTGATTATAAACTCCGCCCGCATTATTAATGATGCTCTGACGGACTTCCGAAGGAAGGCTTTCCGTGTCCGAAAGCAGATCCTCCAAAGACTTGTTTTGCAGCTGCGGATAATTCGACAGGATCCCGTTAAGATTCGCCACATATCGTTGCTGCAGCCTGTCGTGGTGCAGGTACATGGTTTGCGTGTCTATGTAGGGTTCCAGTGCATCGTATGGATACGGCAGCGGCAGGTTTACAAAGGGGTAATGTTCATTCATAGGTTATTGTCCTCATTATTATTTGTATATATATATTCAGTACTCAGGGATATATGATGGATAAGCAGGAGCTTGTAACAGAAATCTATAATGGCTCTGCTATAGGTTTTTCCTATAACCAGGTCATAATTATATCAATTAACACTTAGCCATAAAACCAGGTATAATACCAATTAAGAAGATACGAAATAAATAATCAGTATAACATTTGGGAGGAAATTCATATGGCTAAGAAGACAAGAGCTGAGAGAAATTTAAAATTTGAAACATTACAATTACATGTTGGACAGGAACAGGCGGATCCGGTTACCGATGCCAGAGCAGTACCCATTTACCAGACATCTTCCTATGTGTTCCATAATAGCGATCATGCTGCGGCCAGATTCAGCCTGTCAGATGCAGGAAATATTTATGGGAGACTGACAAACCCAACCCAGGACGTCTTTGAGCGCAGGATAGCTGCTTTGGAAGGCGGAGTGGCTGCCTTGGCAGTGGCTTCCGGAGCTGCTGCAGTTACCTATTCCATTGAAAATATTGCCAAAAGCGGGGATCATATTGTAGCGGCAAAGAATATCTATGGCGGTACTTATAATCTGCTGGAGCATACTCTCCCAGAATACGGAGTTGAAACGACCTTTGTGGATCCTTTTGATTACGAAGCCTTTGACAAAGCCATTCGGGAAAACACAAAGCTGGTATTCATTGAAACTCTGGGCAATCCCAATTCCGATGTGGTTGATATTGAAAAGCTTGCAGGCATCGCTCATGCACATAATATTCCGCTGATTGTGGACAATACCTTTGCAACTCCTTATCTGGTAAGACCCATTGAATACGGAGCGGATATTGTAGTCCATTCCGCCACAAAATATATTGGAGGCCATGGAACAGCCATTGGCGGGGTCATTGTTGACGGTGGAACATTCGATTGGGAAGCTTCCGGGAAATTTGCTTCCCTTACAGAGCCGAACCCAAGCTACCATGGAATCAGCTTTACCAAGGCTGTAGGAGCGGCCGCTTATGTAACAAAGATCCGCGCCATTTTACTCCGTGATACCGGAGCAGCTCTTTCTCCTTTCCATGGGTTTTTATTCCTCCAGGGCTTAGAAACCTTATCCCTTCGTGTAGAACGTCATGTGGAAAATGCTCTGAAGGTGGCTCAGTATTTAAAGAACCATCCGCAGGTGGAGAAGGTGCACCATCCTTCTGTCTCAGAG is a genomic window of Lacrimispora sphenoides containing:
- a CDS encoding O-acetylhomoserine aminocarboxypropyltransferase/cysteine synthase family protein; protein product: MAKKTRAERNLKFETLQLHVGQEQADPVTDARAVPIYQTSSYVFHNSDHAAARFSLSDAGNIYGRLTNPTQDVFERRIAALEGGVAALAVASGAAAVTYSIENIAKSGDHIVAAKNIYGGTYNLLEHTLPEYGVETTFVDPFDYEAFDKAIRENTKLVFIETLGNPNSDVVDIEKLAGIAHAHNIPLIVDNTFATPYLVRPIEYGADIVVHSATKYIGGHGTAIGGVIVDGGTFDWEASGKFASLTEPNPSYHGISFTKAVGAAAYVTKIRAILLRDTGAALSPFHGFLFLQGLETLSLRVERHVENALKVAQYLKNHPQVEKVHHPSVSEDPEQQELYGKYFPNGGGSIFTFEIKGDARKAKDFIDQLELFSLLANVADVKSLVIHPASTTHSQMSAEELEDSGIKPNTIRLSIGTEHAADIIEDLEEAFKAVQ
- a CDS encoding superoxide dismutase, giving the protein MNEHYPFVNLPLPYPYDALEPYIDTQTMYLHHDRLQQRYVANLNGILSNYPQLQNKSLEDLLSDTESLPSEVRQSIINNAGGVYNHTIYFFGMTNSMTRTQAEVLYPAIVQYFGTVEQFFDEFKRYALAIFGSGYAWLVVDSNGVLKLVTTPNQNSPISDGLCVIAGIDCWEHAYFLKRFNDRAAYIEDWFHVVSWEAADERYKACISAKS